A genomic window from Halodesulfovibrio sp. includes:
- a CDS encoding tetratricopeptide repeat protein: MNTMMRYMAGRTRFLLLLCVALTLTGCAQRSIKKTTPVLPEASVIREQAARAIKRGATDQAQQMLDKLISMNLANAGDYGMRGTLAVAAGKYDEGKRYLSTAIVKAPDVPEFYYNRGYSLLQKDSLDAAIADFSKALSLNDKMYRAYNGRGLAFYRKKEFMVAKKEFEKAISIKHNYAEAFFNKGLALQKLELWGKAEENYNTALRYNPEFARAHNNLALLMLQNERYTDALDHLNEAILYQPSEAVFYYNRGQLYARQWKHQEAAKEFSKAIGYKKDFAAAKAAMGVALLREEDSVTGCKMLVEACDIGLCGTLDLYEESGVCQ, encoded by the coding sequence ATGAATACGATGATGAGATACATGGCGGGTAGAACGCGGTTTCTTCTCCTGCTGTGCGTAGCGTTAACACTGACTGGCTGTGCCCAGCGTTCAATAAAAAAGACAACTCCTGTGTTGCCGGAAGCATCAGTTATTCGTGAACAAGCTGCACGAGCTATTAAGCGTGGTGCTACAGATCAGGCACAACAGATGCTTGATAAACTTATTTCTATGAATCTTGCGAACGCCGGTGACTATGGAATGCGTGGAACACTGGCTGTTGCGGCAGGAAAATATGACGAAGGCAAAAGATATCTTTCAACAGCAATAGTGAAAGCACCGGATGTTCCAGAATTTTATTATAATCGGGGCTATTCATTATTACAAAAAGATAGCCTTGATGCAGCAATTGCAGATTTTTCTAAAGCGCTTTCGTTAAATGACAAGATGTACAGAGCCTACAATGGCAGAGGGCTTGCGTTTTATAGAAAAAAAGAATTTATGGTTGCTAAAAAAGAATTTGAAAAAGCTATTTCCATAAAACACAACTATGCAGAAGCCTTCTTTAATAAAGGTCTGGCATTGCAGAAGTTAGAGCTATGGGGAAAAGCAGAAGAAAATTACAATACTGCACTGCGGTATAATCCGGAATTTGCACGCGCCCATAACAATCTTGCGTTACTGATGCTGCAAAATGAACGCTACACAGATGCATTGGATCATTTGAATGAAGCCATTTTGTATCAGCCATCCGAAGCTGTTTTTTATTATAATCGGGGTCAGCTGTATGCTCGTCAATGGAAGCATCAGGAAGCTGCAAAAGAGTTTTCAAAAGCAATCGGATATAAAAAAGATTTTGCTGCTGCCAAAGCTGCAATGGGCGTAGCGCTGCTGCGCGAAGAAGATTCCGTGACCGGTTGTAAAATGCTTGTGGAAGCCTGTGATATAGGGCTTTGTGGTACGTTAGATTTATACGAGGAGTCTGGAGTATGTCAGTAG
- a CDS encoding PilN domain-containing protein has product MLVVDCSNVTPVLFAVEKKRTGNIRQQLVSLLPQKTFGGNDEYSAVACAVLSATSSDDVEGLAKEVRSFCQKHEIVRPRCVIICPQHTVLHSYSAIPVKSGRNAKRVLANDIDRKIPALQGALRIQSVSLGRRADRLFSYGVVASSSEHLELVEKIFGEHGIAVTGFDSPVSAFCRSLAAIKEHFPAVLTMPHDEMLVGLQGTVPVYVQQQSANDGNEYQLLMRCLYRLKQVGITPLAHQKMTDDGVEANTAPPASLLPLVQPTFIPVAEALYRKMVDVLPEGVTDGQRRVLVGACLNSPLLPSRQKNVASVGVKQKKESTAKKGTVSPKIMLLSVGLLGVSLLLLVSAHAVKLYRATSYYESKTEELIHNAVAQRYKKASRSQKIRIIKSEITELKAMASTQGHSLLSVFEVVSAKLPAKSSLTRFVKTAKGFELSGRTKDSSKVDVFVTALKQQNIFSDVVIARRAVKKNAVEFTIALSMSE; this is encoded by the coding sequence ATGCTTGTTGTTGATTGTTCAAACGTAACTCCAGTTCTTTTTGCTGTTGAGAAGAAAAGGACTGGGAATATACGACAGCAGCTCGTCAGTTTGTTGCCCCAAAAGACCTTCGGCGGCAATGATGAGTACAGTGCTGTAGCATGTGCTGTGTTGTCCGCAACTTCTTCTGATGATGTTGAAGGGCTTGCAAAAGAGGTTCGCAGTTTTTGTCAGAAGCATGAGATAGTCCGCCCGCGCTGCGTTATTATTTGTCCTCAACACACAGTGCTGCATTCGTACAGCGCTATCCCTGTAAAAAGTGGTCGCAATGCAAAACGAGTGCTTGCGAATGACATAGATAGAAAAATTCCGGCACTGCAAGGCGCATTACGGATTCAGTCAGTATCTCTGGGGCGCAGGGCGGATAGGTTGTTCAGTTATGGCGTGGTTGCAAGCAGTTCAGAGCATCTCGAACTTGTGGAAAAAATTTTTGGTGAACACGGTATTGCAGTAACAGGTTTTGATTCACCAGTGTCTGCGTTTTGTCGCTCTCTGGCTGCTATAAAAGAGCATTTTCCTGCTGTGCTGACTATGCCTCATGATGAAATGTTGGTCGGTTTGCAGGGGACAGTGCCAGTGTATGTTCAGCAGCAAAGCGCCAATGATGGAAATGAATATCAACTGCTCATGAGGTGTCTCTATCGGCTCAAGCAGGTTGGAATTACACCCCTTGCGCATCAAAAAATGACAGATGACGGCGTAGAAGCCAATACAGCTCCCCCGGCTTCCTTGCTCCCGCTAGTTCAGCCGACCTTTATTCCTGTTGCTGAAGCGTTATACCGAAAAATGGTTGATGTTCTACCGGAGGGTGTGACTGATGGGCAGCGCCGCGTGTTGGTAGGTGCATGCCTTAATTCTCCTCTTCTTCCGTCGCGTCAAAAGAACGTTGCCTCAGTTGGTGTGAAGCAGAAAAAAGAATCAACAGCCAAGAAGGGTACAGTTTCTCCCAAAATAATGCTGCTGAGTGTTGGTTTGCTGGGCGTAAGCCTGCTGCTTCTCGTATCTGCACACGCTGTGAAATTGTATCGTGCCACCTCATATTATGAATCGAAGACAGAAGAGCTTATCCATAACGCGGTTGCTCAGCGTTACAAAAAAGCAAGCCGTTCTCAAAAAATACGAATCATCAAATCAGAAATAACTGAGCTTAAAGCAATGGCGAGTACTCAGGGGCACAGCCTTTTGAGTGTGTTCGAGGTTGTTTCTGCAAAGCTGCCTGCCAAGAGTTCGCTAACTCGATTTGTTAAGACCGCAAAAGGTTTTGAATTGTCAGGCAGAACAAAGGACTCTTCAAAAGTAGATGTGTTTGTAACGGCTTTGAAGCAACAAAATATTTTTTCAGATGTGGTTATCGCACGACGGGCGGTTAAGAAAAATGCTGTGGAGTTTACCATAGCGCTTTCCATGAGTGAGTAG
- the gspG gene encoding type II secretion system major pseudopilin GspG, with protein sequence MKTETKRISPRIAADSGFTLMELMIVIVILGILAGLVVPKIMDEPHKARVVKARLQMEQLSVGLESFRMDNGFYPTTEQGLEALVAKPNFGREAVNYRTGGYVARLPKDPWDTEYVYTAPGKHGAYDITSYGADSEAGGEDTDADINSWETK encoded by the coding sequence ATGAAAACAGAGACGAAAAGAATTTCACCCCGCATTGCTGCTGATAGCGGGTTTACCCTGATGGAATTAATGATCGTAATTGTGATTCTAGGCATTCTTGCGGGGCTAGTGGTTCCTAAAATTATGGATGAACCGCATAAGGCTCGGGTTGTGAAAGCGCGTTTGCAAATGGAGCAACTGAGTGTGGGGCTTGAATCATTCAGAATGGACAACGGCTTTTACCCGACAACGGAACAAGGACTCGAAGCGCTTGTTGCAAAGCCGAATTTTGGTCGTGAGGCTGTAAATTATCGCACTGGCGGATATGTAGCCCGCCTGCCGAAAGATCCATGGGATACCGAATACGTGTATACCGCACCCGGAAAACACGGTGCTTACGATATTACCAGCTACGGTGCAGACAGTGAGGCTGGAGGAGAAGACACTGATGCAGATATCAACAGTTGGGAAACCAAATAG
- a CDS encoding type II secretion system protein GspK → MQTAEHNFGSNSGERGAVLILILAMVAVLSITAVSLVRVSARNTITASALLQKEQAELAAQSVIATGLVMLSQDDAEIDTFQEPWNRFSAAMQSLQHQVDGMTVSARILDASSRFNLNSLGSITSEHDEAAQIFLRMLHHVFPTISKENQMVLLWRIKDWIDGDTVEARWGRVETEAYASTISDARPVNRAFVSMSEVYAAMKGTPFYPVVTSQPFGFFFTTHMRTKVNINTATSVLLRSLFVDDAAGQDFAKDVAAKQNDEQAKLSGQWYIKSTYPKSAQSTLSAMGSCKSSVFFIDVVIGMPSVSVTRRVYVERSGTKVAVKFVDAFPVGELDKSGHWVQSEAELMKKSIKKG, encoded by the coding sequence ATGCAGACAGCGGAGCATAACTTCGGCTCCAATTCCGGTGAGCGGGGTGCGGTTCTTATTTTGATACTTGCAATGGTTGCAGTGTTGTCAATCACAGCCGTCAGTTTAGTCAGGGTATCGGCAAGAAATACCATAACCGCCAGCGCGTTATTGCAGAAAGAGCAAGCAGAACTTGCTGCACAATCGGTTATTGCAACGGGGCTGGTCATGTTGTCTCAAGATGATGCAGAAATAGACACATTTCAGGAACCTTGGAATCGTTTTTCAGCTGCAATGCAAAGTCTGCAACATCAGGTGGACGGGATGACTGTTTCTGCAAGAATTTTGGATGCTAGCTCGCGGTTTAACCTGAACAGCCTTGGCTCTATAACCAGTGAGCATGATGAGGCTGCACAGATTTTTTTACGAATGCTGCACCATGTTTTTCCGACTATTTCAAAAGAAAATCAAATGGTGCTACTATGGCGGATAAAAGACTGGATCGATGGCGACACGGTAGAAGCCAGATGGGGGCGCGTGGAAACAGAGGCGTATGCATCAACAATTTCAGATGCGCGACCAGTAAACCGTGCATTTGTTTCTATGAGTGAAGTCTACGCCGCGATGAAAGGAACGCCATTTTATCCGGTAGTGACTTCGCAGCCGTTCGGCTTTTTTTTTACCACGCATATGAGAACGAAAGTCAATATTAATACTGCAACTAGCGTATTGCTTCGTTCTCTGTTTGTGGATGATGCCGCTGGACAGGATTTTGCCAAGGATGTTGCTGCAAAGCAGAACGACGAACAGGCAAAGCTGAGTGGGCAATGGTACATTAAAAGCACGTATCCGAAGTCTGCTCAATCAACGTTGTCAGCCATGGGAAGTTGCAAAAGCAGCGTGTTTTTTATTGATGTCGTAATTGGAATGCCGTCAGTTTCTGTGACCAGACGGGTGTATGTTGAGCGAAGCGGCACAAAGGTGGCTGTCAAATTTGTAGATGCGTTTCCTGTTGGAGAACTCGATAAGAGCGGGCATTGGGTTCAAAGTGAAGCTGAACTGATGAAAAAGAGTATAAAGAAAGGGTAA
- a CDS encoding prepilin-type N-terminal cleavage/methylation domain-containing protein: MIRARKEDGFSLLEALIGVVIMGVLGTAALRSTHNAGQSVVTVRHMEESQRVMSAMLQEFIHSTQQPVKKGSISTMDGAVEWQLKITPIQLADITAVEVFSMKYKLATGHQQSLTMWRPALPATDSRF, encoded by the coding sequence ATGATTCGAGCGCGCAAGGAAGATGGATTTTCTCTTTTGGAAGCGCTTATTGGCGTGGTTATCATGGGAGTGCTAGGCACAGCAGCTCTCAGGAGTACGCACAATGCAGGTCAATCCGTTGTGACTGTACGACATATGGAAGAATCACAACGTGTTATGTCTGCCATGCTACAAGAATTTATACACAGCACACAGCAGCCTGTAAAAAAAGGCAGTATTTCGACAATGGATGGTGCTGTTGAATGGCAGTTGAAGATTACACCAATCCAGCTGGCAGATATCACAGCGGTGGAAGTTTTTTCAATGAAGTACAAGCTGGCAACAGGACATCAGCAATCTTTGACCATGTGGCGTCCAGCTTTGCCCGCAACTGATAGCAGGTTTTAG
- a CDS encoding prepilin-type N-terminal cleavage/methylation domain-containing protein translates to MQISTVGKPNSEAGMTLLETVVALVLLVILATVAAPRVWETLRASSLDHDIATCSRFIEKGVDSARRDRKHLRIKVYIRTGKIELVAAEEVLSSIRFSSASILHVQKADKTMKSGTVELVIKPAGIIEEASMVLSDGQETRTVHIQAFRGKTTVHRGAQQNRGK, encoded by the coding sequence ATGCAGATATCAACAGTTGGGAAACCAAATAGTGAAGCAGGGATGACGCTACTGGAAACAGTCGTCGCTCTTGTTTTGTTGGTTATTCTGGCAACGGTTGCTGCGCCGCGTGTGTGGGAAACTCTTCGTGCTTCATCGCTAGATCACGATATTGCAACGTGCTCCCGATTTATTGAGAAGGGTGTGGACTCGGCAAGAAGAGATCGGAAGCACCTTCGTATAAAAGTATATATTCGCACTGGAAAGATAGAGCTTGTAGCAGCAGAAGAGGTGCTTTCTAGCATTCGTTTTTCTTCCGCTTCTATCCTTCATGTGCAGAAAGCAGACAAAACCATGAAGTCCGGCACTGTTGAGCTGGTGATTAAGCCAGCGGGAATTATTGAAGAGGCTTCCATGGTTCTAAGTGATGGTCAGGAAACGCGGACAGTGCATATTCAGGCGTTTCGGGGAAAAACAACAGTACATCGCGGTGCACAGCAAAACAGAGGGAAATAA
- a CDS encoding GspE/PulE family protein: MPEHLFKEHAGHSELHAHSGLAVWEDASLMPEWASFFGVKVLETTASATLAVDVAETLKLSYLRTVNAVPLYVEKTLVLLGSTPAVLEYAANSSFILGEDVTPMFASLSLVEELLNKTLTAQHKEDESILTDLHNEVSDDFDTNIAVNELLVDTSEAPFIKAVNSILAQAVQADASDIHIEPYRDELRIRFRLDGVLYDRLSFPRAVHAPLVSRVKIMASLDIAEKRMPQDGRIALVLGGREVDLRVSTLPTAFGERVVLRLLEKSSEMLSLEQIGFVEHEVTALRRFASSANGIVLMTGPTGSGKTTTLYALLREMNSSNRNILTIEDPVEYQLNGVGQTQVDLKKGLTFANGLRTLLRQDPDVILIGEIRDKETAEIAVQAAMTGHLVLSTLHTNDAPGAVTRLLDMGVEPYLLSSVLRGVISQRLVRRLCPECGGMEPVASEEARELGLAEHSSVGKACGCAACSSTGYKGRCAIGEIMQVDPQVQTQILACADAALLRKSAEAGGMCSLQQSGAEKALAGVTTPEEILRVSRI; the protein is encoded by the coding sequence ATGCCTGAGCATCTGTTTAAAGAACATGCTGGGCACTCAGAATTGCATGCACACTCCGGTTTGGCAGTATGGGAGGATGCATCGCTGATGCCTGAATGGGCATCATTTTTCGGGGTGAAAGTTCTTGAAACAACAGCGTCAGCCACATTGGCTGTTGATGTTGCTGAAACGCTGAAGCTTTCGTATCTGCGAACAGTGAACGCTGTTCCGTTGTATGTGGAGAAGACCTTAGTGCTGCTGGGAAGTACTCCGGCAGTGCTTGAGTATGCAGCAAACTCCAGTTTCATACTGGGCGAAGATGTCACACCTATGTTTGCTTCGCTTTCTTTAGTGGAAGAGCTGCTTAACAAGACATTAACAGCGCAGCATAAAGAAGACGAAAGCATTTTGACAGATCTGCATAATGAGGTTTCTGACGATTTCGATACGAATATTGCAGTGAATGAACTGCTTGTAGATACAAGTGAGGCGCCTTTCATTAAGGCGGTAAACAGCATTTTAGCTCAAGCAGTTCAAGCAGATGCAAGTGACATTCATATCGAGCCGTACAGGGATGAGTTGCGAATACGTTTTCGTCTTGATGGTGTGTTGTATGATCGTCTTTCGTTTCCAAGGGCTGTGCATGCACCGCTTGTTTCGCGCGTAAAGATCATGGCAAGCCTTGATATTGCGGAAAAAAGAATGCCGCAGGATGGTCGTATTGCTTTAGTGCTTGGTGGACGAGAGGTTGATTTGCGTGTGTCCACACTTCCTACAGCTTTCGGGGAACGTGTTGTGCTGCGTTTGCTCGAAAAGTCCTCGGAAATGTTGAGTCTGGAGCAGATCGGTTTTGTGGAACATGAGGTGACAGCGTTACGACGATTTGCGTCTTCCGCAAACGGTATTGTTCTCATGACGGGACCGACTGGTAGCGGTAAAACGACAACACTGTATGCACTGCTGCGGGAAATGAATTCATCAAACCGGAACATTCTGACCATTGAAGATCCGGTAGAATATCAGTTGAACGGCGTCGGACAAACGCAGGTTGATTTGAAGAAAGGACTTACCTTTGCCAACGGCTTGCGCACGTTGCTTCGTCAGGACCCCGATGTCATTCTCATTGGTGAAATTCGTGATAAAGAAACGGCAGAAATTGCGGTTCAAGCCGCAATGACAGGGCACTTGGTGCTTTCTACCTTGCATACAAATGATGCTCCCGGTGCTGTCACACGTCTTCTTGATATGGGCGTTGAGCCGTATTTGCTTTCGTCTGTTTTGCGTGGGGTTATTTCCCAACGACTTGTGCGTCGGTTGTGCCCAGAGTGCGGAGGTATGGAACCTGTCGCGAGTGAGGAAGCCCGTGAGCTTGGTCTTGCAGAACATAGCTCTGTCGGCAAAGCGTGCGGATGTGCTGCCTGTTCAAGCACAGGGTACAAAGGGCGTTGCGCAATCGGGGAAATAATGCAGGTTGATCCACAGGTGCAAACGCAAATTCTTGCCTGTGCTGATGCTGCCCTTTTGCGTAAGAGCGCAGAAGCTGGCGGTATGTGCAGTTTACAGCAGAGTGGTGCAGAAAAAGCGTTAGCTGGTGTGACAACTCCTGAAGAAATTTTACGGGTGTCACGAATATGA